A segment of the Thermomicrobiales bacterium genome:
ACGAATTCGCTCCGCATCTCGACTGAGCTCGTGCATCACGACGCGGTCCGGCGTGTCGCCGCCGGCCTTGATGCGAATCGTCTCAAAGCGTCGCGCCGGCAGCGCCACGAACGTGAACGACGTCTCGCGCTCCGGTCCCGTCGTGTCGATTTCAACCTCGACATAGCCCTTCGGCTCATGCTCCTCGCCGAAGTCCACGCGCTCCGGGCTGCCGGCATAGACAACCGGCGGGTGCGTGCCGATGACCTGATGCTTGTGGATGTGGCCCAGCGCAACATAGTCGAACCCGCGCGCATGCAGGTCGTCGCGCCCGACCGTGACATCGCGACCGAGCATGATCGACTGCTCGTAGCCGAGAGTTGCCCCCTGCAAACTGACGTGCGCCATCAGAATAGAGGGGAGGGAGGAATCAATATGCTCAAGTTCCTCACTAACGAGCTCCGATACCACCTGCCGCTGCCTGCGATCCAACTCCTCATCCGTCATGTGACGATGCATTTCCAGATTTAGCAGGAGTGAGCGAGTGATCCACGGTAGCGCAACTATCTGGAGTGGCCCGCTCTTCGTATCGAGCACGAACGACTCGATATTGCGGCTGACGTGCACTCTGGGGATTTCGAGGACCTTATACAGTTCGACCGGCGTTGCGCGACTCGCCATATTGGGGAGGTCATGGTTGCCAACCAGAATTGCGATTGGCACGTTCGCCTGAGCGAGCCGAAGAACGCGACGTGCAAACTCTCGCTGCAATGTCGGGCTGGGATCACGATTCTTGAAGGCGTCACCCGTAAAGAGGACGGCGTCAAAATCATCACCAATTGCGCGATCAACAATCGCATCAAATGATCTGAGAAAGTCGAGTACGCGCGTCGACAGGCCAGTCGCAGGATCGAGCGAACCATGATTATCAATACCGAGATGCAGATCAGAAAAATGGATGATCTTCACGTCTCAGGAATCCCCTCCGACCCGCAATCCTCGCAGGAGAGCCTTGGCTGAACTGGTATCAAAATGATCCTGGCTCTTGTTCTCAGTAAGCAGCTTGCGGCTGTATTCTCGTGTCCGAACGACCATCGGCATCGGGATGGCATGTCCGACAACGAGGCACTGTTGCGTTGGCTCCAGGCTGGCCAGCATTGAGCGCAGTCCCGATCGGTCGCCCGTTCCGCTGAGGACCGCTCCGATGTCGTGCTCGTCGGTCAGCAAACCGCTGATGCGTGTTGCAAGCTGCGACATCACTTCCGAGTCGATCTGACTCGGGCGCTGGTCGACGACCATCAGAGAGACATCGAACTTGCGCATCTCGCGGGCGATGATGCCGAAGATCGATTGCCGTGCCGCCGACGGACTGAGGAATTTGTGCGCCTCCTCGAGCACGACTACGAGCGAGCGCCCCTTATCGAACGTCTCATTCGTCCGACGCTTGTCCGCCGCCTCGCGATACTGCTCGTGAATGCGCCTCGTCAACAAATTCGCAACAAGCATGTAGTCGCGCAAATGATCCCAGCGACCGAACTGCACGATGACGTGCCGACCTTGTTGCAAGTGATGGACGATCTCCTGAATCTGATTGGCGGTTGCCTCCTGCACAACGTATTCTCGTTCGCCCAGATAGGCGAGCTTGCGCCGTAACCCATCTATCGCACCTTCGTGCGCTCCAGTCTTCGCAACGAACTCCTTGATATCTTCAGCGTTTAGCGTCAGGAGCCTTGACAACCACTGGCTCTTATATTCTCGCTTGAGCAGAAATGTTGTGGCACTGAAGGTGTCCGTCAGGTTGAGCTCGTCTTCAAGCAGCGCGATGTCTTCAGGTTCGATCTGATTCATTCCAATTTGGATGTGGTAATCGGCGTCTGATGATTTGCGGTCAAGGCTATAGACCTTGACTTCGGTCGATCCGAATAGATTGCGCAGACCAGGGATCTCTGGCTTGTCCTGCCGCGCATCGGCGTATTCGTCGTGCATGTCGAAGATCAGCGCTGACGCGATGTTGCTGCGGATCAGCCCGAACAGAATCAGACGGGTCAGGACACTCTTGCCGGTACCGGTCTGTCCAAATATCCCGCTCGGTCGCTCGACCAGTTTCTTGAGGTCGATCGTGACCTTGACGCCGTCCATCGCGATAGGCGCGCCGACCGAAAAGCGCCCGTCGCCTTCCTGTCCGAAGACAACATCGAAGTCCTCCTCGCGAGCACGGCGCATTTCTGCAAAGTGCGAGGGGATCGTGCGAACAGCGCGCGGCGCACCGCCTTCAAGCGAGTCCTTGTCCTCAACGACGAGACTCGGACGAACCGTCGCGGCGGTAAAGGTGTGGATGCCCTGCAACGCGGCACGGATGAATGCGCTCTCGACCGGCGGGTCAGCGACAACTGTTGGGTCGGTCGTGCGTAACTGCAAATCGTTGATCAAGCTGAAATAGCGGTCGCGGTTGCCTTCAAGGACGACAAAGCTGCCGACCTGTAGGTCCTCGGCATAATTCCCGTTCAATCGCACCGTCAGGCCCGCGCTGAAGCTGCCTTCAGTGACCACGCCGAGCACGTCGTCACGGCTACCTGAATCCATGAGTCCTCCGGCCTGACACAGTGTCCGTACGCATCAGAAGTGTATCATCGCCCCATACTGACCCATTGGCGACAAGGGGGATGTCAATGGCTGACGCGAAGATCGCGCCGATTGATGCACTGACGCAGTTTCTTGAAACTATTCAACCAGAGCCGACGCAAGCCGGCACACAAGCAAAACGTGCTGCGTATCGGCTCGGCGCATCGTGCGCCGAAGCTGACCTGACGATTGAAGAGACGTTTGAGTTGCTGGAGCAAAGCGCCGCTGACCTGCTCGCGGTGCTCAGTGCCGATACGCTCGGCTCGATCGTCCGCGGCTACGTCGATCAGGTCGTCCGCATGCGCGGCACGACGCACCGACCGCCCGGCCGGCTCTCCAGCCACGTCGCCCGCCTCGCCGCGCTGCACCGAATCAACCGCGCGGCGACATCCAGCCTGCGCCTCGACGACGTCCTGACGAC
Coding sequences within it:
- a CDS encoding exonuclease SbcCD subunit D; this encodes MKIIHFSDLHLGIDNHGSLDPATGLSTRVLDFLRSFDAIVDRAIGDDFDAVLFTGDAFKNRDPSPTLQREFARRVLRLAQANVPIAILVGNHDLPNMASRATPVELYKVLEIPRVHVSRNIESFVLDTKSGPLQIVALPWITRSLLLNLEMHRHMTDEELDRRQRQVVSELVSEELEHIDSSLPSILMAHVSLQGATLGYEQSIMLGRDVTVGRDDLHARGFDYVALGHIHKHQVIGTHPPVVYAGSPERVDFGEEHEPKGYVEVEIDTTGPERETSFTFVALPARRFETIRIKAGGDTPDRVVMHELSRDAERIRDAVVRCIVQVDPGREGSVSAVEIRRALQAAGAFSVAYVTIESDTVSRARAELDEEIARDAATMLGRWLEQKQYDAKLKTRVKSMGLEMITQHRQETEGRGESG
- a CDS encoding ATP-binding protein translates to MDSGSRDDVLGVVTEGSFSAGLTVRLNGNYAEDLQVGSFVVLEGNRDRYFSLINDLQLRTTDPTVVADPPVESAFIRAALQGIHTFTAATVRPSLVVEDKDSLEGGAPRAVRTIPSHFAEMRRAREEDFDVVFGQEGDGRFSVGAPIAMDGVKVTIDLKKLVERPSGIFGQTGTGKSVLTRLILFGLIRSNIASALIFDMHDEYADARQDKPEIPGLRNLFGSTEVKVYSLDRKSSDADYHIQIGMNQIEPEDIALLEDELNLTDTFSATTFLLKREYKSQWLSRLLTLNAEDIKEFVAKTGAHEGAIDGLRRKLAYLGEREYVVQEATANQIQEIVHHLQQGRHVIVQFGRWDHLRDYMLVANLLTRRIHEQYREAADKRRTNETFDKGRSLVVVLEEAHKFLSPSAARQSIFGIIAREMRKFDVSLMVVDQRPSQIDSEVMSQLATRISGLLTDEHDIGAVLSGTGDRSGLRSMLASLEPTQQCLVVGHAIPMPMVVRTREYSRKLLTENKSQDHFDTSSAKALLRGLRVGGDS